A part of Catalinimonas alkaloidigena genomic DNA contains:
- a CDS encoding Gfo/Idh/MocA family oxidoreductase — protein MTTPSTKTSRRDFLKKSVVGAAAFTIVPRFVLGGRGYLPPSDQLTKGIIGVGGMGLGHIPYGGTRVVALCDVDRNHLQQAVDRVGKGVKTFHDYRELIQLPEVDIVHIATPPHWHGLMAADAARAGKDIWCEKPMTRTIGEGKRVVEAVQQHGRIFRLNTWFRFEDIFYGMRTPVKPIKKLVESGLLGWPLTVTVSRHTGFDWKFYWVGQTNLPTETVPKELDYDLWLGPAPIKPYNPHRVHQTFRGYWDYDGGGLGDMGQHYLDPIQYFLGKDEDSPISVEIDAPQQHPDAVGTWRRITYTYKDGCKIVLDGDGSQEGVPYIEGPKGKLYPGFRSDIPDLQKKLAAFPDPEPQVTDFVEAVKNRQKFALNEANGYRSSTLVNMGIVALRLNRSLKFDPIKQEFVDDAGANRLINPPMRAGWTMV, from the coding sequence ATGACAACACCTTCTACGAAAACGTCACGTCGCGACTTTCTTAAAAAATCGGTCGTGGGCGCGGCGGCCTTCACCATCGTCCCCCGGTTTGTGCTGGGCGGCCGCGGCTACCTCCCCCCCAGCGACCAACTGACCAAAGGCATCATCGGGGTCGGCGGCATGGGCCTGGGCCACATTCCCTACGGCGGCACGCGGGTCGTGGCCCTTTGCGACGTGGACCGCAACCACCTGCAACAGGCCGTCGACCGCGTCGGCAAGGGCGTCAAGACGTTCCACGACTACCGCGAACTGATCCAACTGCCTGAAGTCGACATCGTCCACATCGCCACGCCGCCCCACTGGCACGGCCTGATGGCCGCCGACGCGGCCCGGGCAGGAAAAGACATCTGGTGTGAGAAGCCCATGACGCGGACCATTGGCGAAGGCAAGCGTGTGGTGGAAGCGGTACAGCAGCACGGACGGATTTTCCGGCTGAACACGTGGTTCCGGTTCGAAGACATTTTTTACGGGATGCGCACGCCCGTCAAACCGATCAAAAAGCTGGTAGAGAGCGGGTTGCTGGGCTGGCCCCTGACCGTGACGGTGAGTCGCCATACGGGCTTCGACTGGAAATTCTACTGGGTCGGCCAGACGAACTTACCGACGGAAACGGTGCCGAAAGAACTCGACTACGACCTCTGGCTGGGACCGGCCCCGATCAAGCCGTACAACCCGCACCGCGTGCATCAGACCTTCCGGGGCTACTGGGATTACGACGGCGGCGGCCTCGGCGACATGGGCCAGCACTACCTCGACCCGATTCAGTACTTCCTGGGAAAAGACGAAGACAGCCCGATTTCGGTCGAGATCGACGCCCCACAGCAGCACCCCGACGCGGTCGGCACCTGGCGGCGCATCACCTACACGTACAAGGACGGCTGCAAGATTGTGCTGGACGGCGACGGCTCGCAAGAGGGAGTTCCCTACATCGAAGGACCAAAGGGTAAACTCTACCCCGGATTCCGTTCCGACATTCCCGATCTGCAAAAGAAACTCGCCGCGTTCCCCGATCCGGAGCCGCAGGTCACCGACTTTGTGGAGGCTGTCAAAAACCGGCAGAAGTTTGCCCTGAACGAAGCCAACGGCTACCGGTCCAGCACGCTCGTCAACATGGGCATCGTGGCGCTGCGCCTCAACCGTTCGCTGAAATTCGATCCCATCAAACAGGAGTTTGTCGACGATGCCGGTGCCAACCGCCTCATCAACCCACCCATGCGCGCCGGCTGGACCATGGTCTAG
- a CDS encoding glycoside hydrolase family 43 protein, producing the protein MADEQRFLSDPLVTDIYTADPSAHVFNGKLYIYPSHDIEAGVPEDDLGSHFDMRDYHVLSMDSVGGQVTDHGVALDIKDVPWAGRQLWAPDAAFKNGTYYLYFPAKDKDDIFHIGVATSASPTGPFKAQPQPIKGSYSIDPAVFQDKDGQFYMYVGGIWGGQLQRWQTGSYQPEDTYPADDQPALMPKVAKLSNDMLSFAETPRDLQILDENGKPLLTGDNDRRFFEASWVHMYNGKYYFSYSTGDTHYIAYAIGDSPYGPFTYKGVILNPVLGWTNHHSIVEFNGKWYLFYHDSSLSGGKTHLRSVKVTELHYNPDGTIQTVDAYVE; encoded by the coding sequence ATGGCCGATGAGCAGCGGTTTTTGTCCGATCCGCTCGTTACCGACATTTATACGGCCGATCCGTCGGCGCACGTTTTCAACGGCAAACTGTACATCTACCCGTCGCACGACATTGAGGCGGGGGTGCCGGAAGATGATCTCGGCAGTCATTTCGACATGCGCGACTACCACGTGCTGTCGATGGACAGCGTCGGCGGTCAGGTGACAGATCACGGCGTGGCGCTCGACATCAAGGATGTTCCCTGGGCCGGGCGACAACTGTGGGCCCCCGACGCGGCGTTTAAAAACGGAACGTACTACCTCTATTTCCCGGCCAAGGACAAAGACGATATTTTCCACATCGGTGTGGCGACCAGCGCGTCGCCAACCGGGCCGTTCAAAGCCCAGCCGCAGCCCATCAAAGGCAGCTACAGCATCGATCCGGCCGTGTTTCAGGACAAAGACGGTCAATTTTACATGTACGTCGGCGGCATCTGGGGCGGACAGCTTCAGCGCTGGCAGACCGGTTCGTACCAGCCGGAAGATACCTATCCGGCCGACGATCAGCCGGCGCTGATGCCCAAGGTAGCGAAGCTCAGCAACGACATGTTGAGTTTTGCGGAAACGCCGCGCGATCTGCAGATCCTGGACGAAAACGGGAAGCCGCTGTTGACCGGCGACAACGACCGCCGCTTTTTTGAAGCGTCTTGGGTGCACATGTACAACGGCAAGTACTACTTTTCGTATTCGACCGGCGATACGCACTACATCGCCTACGCCATCGGCGACAGCCCCTACGGACCTTTTACCTACAAAGGCGTGATTCTCAATCCGGTACTGGGCTGGACCAACCACCACTCCATCGTAGAATTCAACGGCAAGTGGTACCTCTTCTACCACGACAGTTCCCTGTCGGGAGGCAAGACGCACCTGCGTAGCGTGAAAGTGACGGAACTGCACTACAACCCGGACGGCACCATCCAGACGGTCGACGCCTACGTCGAATAA
- a CDS encoding Gfo/Idh/MocA family protein translates to MSTIDSQVEQWLRRSFSRKTFIQTAGRGLAAGALGSVVGACSAGQQALRGAGAVPNLPPESPPAQIPPQVDEPIRLETWKSDADRQSPPTPSPLPPDQRVGYALVGLGHLTLEELLPAFGECARSKPVALVSGSPEKMQRVAQQYGIKPENCYNYETYDQLKDNPEVQAIYIVLPNGMHAEYTIRGAEAGKHILCEKPMANTPEECEAMIAACQRAQRLLMVAYRIQYEATNRLVRDLVRNQHYGKVKYIEAFNGQSSANPDHWRHKIALAGGGALPDIGLYCLNTIRFLLGEEPTEVFAYQYSTPGDPLFREVEEMVSWQMRFPSGLVTNSATHYQAHESRRYRVMAERGWMNMDAAFAYQGQQLAISYAEGQQERTEEVQLPVKNQFAAEIDHFSTCILEGKRPYTPGEEGLQDHRIMAAIYQSAREGRPVALPHIEGKDRFRGEDPKAL, encoded by the coding sequence ATGAGCACAATCGATTCGCAGGTGGAGCAATGGCTTCGCCGTTCTTTCTCCCGTAAAACCTTTATTCAGACGGCCGGTCGTGGCCTGGCTGCCGGCGCGCTGGGAAGCGTGGTCGGAGCCTGTTCGGCCGGGCAACAGGCCTTGCGGGGGGCGGGGGCGGTCCCCAATTTGCCCCCTGAGTCGCCTCCGGCGCAGATTCCCCCGCAGGTAGACGAACCCATCCGACTGGAAACGTGGAAGTCGGACGCAGATCGGCAGTCGCCCCCGACGCCCTCGCCGTTGCCGCCCGATCAGCGGGTAGGGTATGCGTTGGTCGGGTTGGGTCACCTGACGCTGGAAGAGCTGCTGCCGGCCTTTGGCGAATGTGCCAGGTCGAAACCGGTGGCGCTGGTGAGTGGCAGCCCCGAAAAGATGCAGCGTGTCGCGCAGCAGTACGGCATCAAGCCCGAAAACTGCTACAATTACGAAACGTACGACCAACTGAAGGACAATCCCGAGGTGCAGGCAATCTACATCGTGCTGCCCAACGGCATGCACGCCGAGTACACCATCCGGGGCGCGGAGGCGGGTAAGCACATCTTGTGTGAGAAGCCGATGGCCAACACGCCGGAAGAGTGCGAGGCGATGATCGCGGCCTGCCAGCGGGCGCAGCGCCTGTTGATGGTGGCTTACCGGATTCAGTACGAAGCCACCAACCGGCTGGTACGCGACCTGGTGCGGAATCAACACTACGGCAAGGTGAAGTACATCGAGGCGTTCAACGGACAAAGCTCGGCCAATCCCGACCACTGGCGGCACAAAATCGCGCTGGCGGGGGGTGGCGCCCTGCCCGACATCGGGCTGTACTGCCTTAACACAATACGCTTTCTGCTGGGCGAAGAACCTACCGAAGTGTTCGCCTACCAGTACAGCACGCCGGGCGATCCGCTGTTCCGCGAGGTGGAAGAGATGGTGTCGTGGCAGATGCGCTTTCCGAGCGGACTCGTGACCAACTCGGCCACGCATTACCAGGCGCACGAATCGCGTCGCTACCGCGTGATGGCCGAACGGGGTTGGATGAACATGGACGCGGCGTTTGCCTACCAGGGGCAGCAGTTGGCGATCTCCTACGCAGAGGGCCAGCAGGAGCGTACCGAGGAGGTGCAGTTGCCCGTCAAAAACCAGTTTGCCGCCGAAATCGACCATTTCTCGACCTGCATTCTGGAAGGAAAGCGCCCTTACACACCGGGCGAAGAGGGCCTGCAGGACCACCGCATCATGGCCGCGATCTACCAGTCGGCGCGCGAAGGACGGCCCGTCGCGCTACCCCACATCGAAGGCAAAGACCGATTCCGTGGCGAAGATCCGAAGGCATTGTAA
- a CDS encoding DUF3667 domain-containing protein, whose protein sequence is MDPRCRNCQHPLAAPPHYCPACGAKVIHERLRVGHLLEQGLASVFNVDNRFWQTFLTLLHTPSRVALSYIAGVRKRYLAPLPYFVFITALYGLFFLVADSDKSGYFHEQFIRGFFEGAEKSVAWPQVAARLRVFSLPIMLATIPLCALATWFLYRKTDYNYAEHLVLNTYWLAQFILADVVFQVLDRALSSLPLPDQLFNLLLLPLLTWFTYRLHIPVFQSTSLWRFAKPLVFMLAFLVLMSIFYISIGYLTVTSLN, encoded by the coding sequence ATGGACCCACGTTGCCGCAATTGCCAACACCCGCTTGCCGCGCCCCCGCACTATTGCCCCGCCTGCGGAGCGAAGGTTATTCACGAACGCCTGCGCGTCGGGCACCTACTGGAACAAGGCCTGGCGTCGGTCTTCAACGTCGACAACCGTTTCTGGCAGACGTTCCTGACGCTACTCCATACGCCCAGCCGTGTGGCGCTGAGCTACATCGCGGGCGTGCGGAAACGCTACCTGGCTCCCCTGCCCTACTTTGTGTTCATCACCGCCCTGTACGGTCTGTTCTTTCTGGTTGCCGACAGCGACAAAAGCGGCTATTTCCACGAACAGTTCATCCGCGGCTTTTTCGAAGGTGCCGAAAAATCAGTTGCCTGGCCCCAGGTCGCCGCACGCCTGCGCGTCTTCAGCCTGCCCATCATGCTGGCCACCATCCCGCTGTGCGCCTTGGCCACGTGGTTTCTCTACCGCAAGACCGACTACAACTACGCCGAACATCTGGTGCTCAACACCTACTGGCTGGCGCAATTCATCCTGGCCGATGTTGTATTTCAGGTGCTTGACAGGGCCCTGTCCAGCCTGCCGCTGCCCGACCAGCTTTTCAACCTGCTGCTCCTCCCCCTTCTGACGTGGTTCACGTATCGCTTGCACATACCTGTTTTTCAAAGTACCTCGCTCTGGCGTTTCGCCAAGCCACTCGTGTTTATGCTTGCCTTTCTGGTCCTCATGAGCATCTTCTACATCAGCATCGGCTACCTAACGGTTACCAGCTTGAACTAA
- a CDS encoding ABC transporter permease, giving the protein MSRALFFHSLFVHLRHFRRNALYATLNTLGLAIGFAAVTLIGIYLHYESNFEHFHSRRDRIYRVTYRFTGDDGFVSHFARVPAPYVNQLPDAFPDIEAQVRFQNFEQKYVRIGDQKFRPEHAYVTDANVFDVFDFPLLRGHSATALVEPRTVVLSASLARTYFGTADVVGQELAMVGSWNPEETTYTVKGVMEDLPSDTHLPVDMLISFQDSTERAGWAYVYTLLHRDADIRAIDAQLPEFFRQHAPAQESGNVSFVFQHLPDIHLHSNVAREIVPNGNALYVQIFWWVGGFILLIALINFVNLSSALSLGRAKEMGVRTVLGAGRRQVLLDSLTEAMGYNLLGAILGGLLAWRLFPAFQALTGAEFLMHGGLLVGGLVGIAVGSGLLAGLYPAWMLASFRSVDIIKLGKVRPGRRQGAFQVKRVMVTVQFIASILLIGSAFVAYRQFQFLQEKNLGLTKEQIIAMPNLPDHVTSGYPAFKEAIASQPGVLGVTACMEVPSREIRDVGSLVVHGTDPATAPAFDIQVIAPGFTDVLEVTLLAGEDRTHEAPFEPVPAFTAENPVEQYLRTRPRTYLINETGMRLLGWQTPDEALGQQIYWSNGAYQLAPGPITGVVKDFNQETLKNKVDPTVLVFEPLWLRTFLIKVETQNLPRTLAALQDVWDQQFPTYPMEYHFLDDLYEALYKGERIQVQLLYVFSGLALFIAFLGLFSLIAYSLRTRTKELAIRRILGADMAALIRLISREYLWVLLVGGIVAVPLSYWAVRRWLENFAYRIDMPLFPYVLTLALIAALLLATVTLQTLRSVATNPTESLREE; this is encoded by the coding sequence ATGTCGCGCGCTCTGTTCTTCCACAGCTTGTTCGTACACCTACGCCATTTTCGGCGCAACGCCCTGTATGCCACGCTCAACACCCTGGGACTCGCCATTGGGTTTGCGGCGGTGACGCTGATCGGCATTTACCTCCACTACGAATCGAATTTCGAGCATTTTCACAGCCGACGCGACCGCATCTACCGGGTGACGTACCGCTTCACGGGCGACGATGGATTTGTGTCCCATTTTGCCCGGGTGCCCGCACCGTACGTCAACCAGTTGCCCGATGCCTTTCCTGACATCGAGGCGCAGGTCCGTTTTCAGAACTTCGAGCAGAAATACGTGCGCATCGGCGACCAGAAATTTCGGCCCGAGCACGCGTACGTGACCGATGCCAACGTATTCGACGTCTTTGATTTTCCGCTCCTTCGCGGCCATTCCGCGACCGCCCTTGTCGAACCGCGTACGGTGGTGCTGAGTGCGTCCCTGGCCCGCACGTACTTCGGCACGGCCGACGTGGTGGGCCAGGAACTGGCAATGGTGGGCTCCTGGAATCCCGAAGAGACGACCTACACGGTGAAAGGCGTGATGGAAGACCTGCCCTCCGACACGCACCTGCCGGTCGACATGCTCATTTCGTTTCAGGATTCGACCGAGCGCGCGGGCTGGGCGTATGTCTACACGCTGTTGCACCGCGACGCGGACATTCGGGCCATCGATGCCCAACTGCCGGAGTTTTTCCGGCAGCACGCCCCGGCGCAGGAGAGCGGAAACGTGTCGTTCGTATTTCAACACCTCCCCGACATTCACCTTCACTCCAACGTGGCGCGCGAAATCGTGCCGAACGGCAATGCCCTTTACGTGCAGATTTTCTGGTGGGTGGGCGGATTTATTCTGCTGATTGCGCTGATCAACTTCGTGAACCTCAGCAGTGCGCTTTCGCTGGGCAGGGCCAAAGAAATGGGCGTCCGCACCGTGCTGGGGGCCGGGCGGCGGCAAGTGCTGCTCGACTCCCTTACGGAAGCGATGGGCTACAACCTGCTGGGGGCCATACTCGGTGGCCTGCTGGCCTGGCGCCTTTTCCCGGCCTTCCAAGCCCTGACGGGCGCTGAGTTCCTCATGCACGGCGGGTTGCTGGTTGGTGGGCTTGTCGGCATTGCGGTGGGCAGCGGCCTGCTGGCAGGCTTGTACCCGGCGTGGATGCTGGCCTCGTTCCGGTCGGTGGACATCATCAAACTGGGAAAAGTGCGCCCCGGACGCCGGCAAGGGGCCTTTCAGGTGAAGCGCGTCATGGTCACCGTTCAGTTTATCGCTTCCATCTTGTTGATCGGCAGTGCGTTTGTGGCGTACCGGCAGTTTCAATTTTTGCAAGAAAAGAACCTGGGCCTCACCAAAGAACAGATCATTGCTATGCCCAATCTGCCCGACCACGTCACCAGCGGTTACCCCGCTTTCAAGGAAGCGATTGCGTCACAGCCGGGCGTACTGGGCGTAACGGCCTGCATGGAAGTGCCGTCGCGCGAAATTCGCGATGTCGGCTCGCTGGTCGTACACGGCACCGATCCGGCCACGGCCCCGGCGTTCGACATTCAGGTGATAGCCCCCGGTTTTACCGATGTGCTGGAAGTAACGTTGCTGGCGGGAGAAGACCGTACCCACGAGGCTCCTTTCGAGCCAGTACCCGCTTTTACGGCAGAAAATCCGGTGGAACAGTACCTGCGTACGCGTCCCCGTACGTACCTCATCAACGAAACGGGCATGCGGCTCCTGGGCTGGCAAACGCCGGACGAGGCCTTGGGTCAGCAGATCTACTGGTCGAACGGTGCCTACCAACTGGCGCCCGGTCCCATCACCGGCGTAGTAAAAGACTTCAACCAGGAAACGCTCAAAAACAAAGTCGATCCAACGGTGCTGGTATTTGAGCCCCTCTGGCTGCGGACCTTTCTGATCAAGGTAGAAACGCAAAACCTCCCCCGGACGCTGGCGGCCCTCCAGGATGTATGGGATCAGCAGTTTCCCACCTACCCGATGGAATACCACTTTCTGGATGACCTCTACGAAGCGCTCTACAAAGGCGAACGTATTCAGGTGCAGTTGCTCTACGTGTTCAGTGGGTTGGCGCTATTCATTGCGTTTCTGGGTTTGTTCAGCCTGATCGCCTACTCGCTGCGCACCCGCACGAAAGAGCTCGCCATCCGACGCATCCTCGGTGCCGACATGGCGGCCCTCATCCGACTCATCAGCCGCGAGTACCTGTGGGTACTGCTGGTCGGCGGCATCGTGGCGGTGCCCCTGAGTTACTGGGCCGTGCGCCGGTGGCTCGAAAACTTCGCCTACCGCATCGACATGCCCCTGTTTCCCTACGTCCTCACGCTAGCGCTGATCGCAGCGCTATTGCTGGCCACCGTCACGCTGCAAACCCTCCGCAGCGTCGCGACCAACCCCACCGAAAGTTTGCGGGAGGAGTGA
- a CDS encoding DUF1080 domain-containing protein, which yields MLKRFFWNFLFFFLISGSALFAQTDQRTRTTKIADLLAQFPAENAQELDAHMQDMAALQADGLVEMTLLLSPPGQGDNTALEYALGGFSAYVTQPGHETWRAMSVQAYCQALGQVAHDENRAFLIRQLQVVGKDDAVPCLQTYLQNDALCGPAARALTTIQTSAAKQALLNALQTARGTCQLSLVEALGDARATEAVATLTPLAKSQDVTLRKLALSALANIADPASESVLLPAAEKEVFTYADDEATAALLRYAARLAEEGQTAHAEKLAQTLVGRATENQIHTRTAALRLLTELKGAQSVPLLVAAAQDTHPEYRAAALQFAMPYARATSAQWIAALKKAQPDAQAAILTMLEKNDATDALPIALKSLKSKDEAVQRAAIGAAGRLGKLDALPDLLKVMKKGTPTQIQAVADALRLMPGEGLSDQIVEALPKLPAPAQAALLSVVGARATPGKINDVFAYVSASDTTVRMAALRALAPMATANDFPTLVAQLNQTTPASEVAALQQAVVASVEAMPDSSTRVAQVLQAMENAPAGKQADYFAILAALGGDEALDAVTTGFANGDDATKRAAVAALAHWSDVGATAALYDLGRQSENKAYLDEALRGYVGMIQRSTAPDAQKLLMLRNAMALAQTPEQKQLILNETARNRTFPALPFAGQYLDDPAVRQAAAQAVVRIALANPDFQGDLVRQLLQKTMQVMQGGDSDYEKEAIRKHLAEMPAGEGFVALFNGKDLTGWKGLVENPIARANMKPAELAEKQAAADQEMRDGWQVLDNGELLFTGHGNNLATIKQYGDFEMLVDWKIYDDGKGDGDAGIYLRGAPQVQIWDTSRTNVGAQVGSGGLYNNQVHPSKPLKVADNPLGEWNHFRILMQGDRVTVYLNGELVTDNVILENYWDRNQPIFPTEQIELQAHGSRIGYRNIYLRELPRQEPFELSAQEKKEGYKVLFDGTNMYAWTGNTQDYVIEDGVMVVKPSEGSGGNLYTKEEYSDFVFRFEFKLTPGANNGLGIRTPLEGDAAYVGMELQILDNTADIYKNLHEYQYHGSVYGVIPAKRGYLKPVGEWNEEEVTVKGTKIKIVLNGTTILDGDIANARKNGTLDHKDHPGLKNDKGHIGFLGHGSVVYFRNIRIKDLSKKK from the coding sequence ATGTTGAAACGATTTTTCTGGAACTTCCTTTTCTTCTTCCTGATTTCCGGTTCGGCCCTGTTTGCCCAGACCGACCAACGCACCCGTACCACCAAGATTGCCGACCTGCTGGCGCAGTTCCCCGCCGAAAATGCCCAGGAACTGGACGCTCATATGCAGGACATGGCCGCCCTCCAGGCCGACGGTTTGGTGGAAATGACGCTTTTGCTGTCACCTCCGGGCCAGGGCGATAACACCGCGCTGGAATATGCCCTGGGAGGCTTTTCGGCGTATGTGACGCAACCCGGCCACGAAACCTGGCGCGCCATGAGCGTGCAGGCGTACTGCCAAGCACTGGGGCAGGTGGCGCACGACGAAAACCGGGCATTCTTAATCCGGCAACTGCAGGTGGTCGGCAAAGACGACGCCGTGCCCTGCCTGCAAACCTACCTGCAAAACGACGCCCTGTGCGGTCCGGCGGCGCGCGCACTCACCACGATTCAGACGTCTGCCGCCAAACAAGCCTTGCTGAACGCGCTGCAAACGGCGCGGGGCACGTGCCAGTTGTCGCTGGTCGAAGCCCTGGGCGACGCCCGCGCAACCGAAGCCGTGGCCACCCTCACGCCACTCGCCAAAAGCCAGGACGTGACGCTGCGCAAACTGGCGCTTTCTGCCCTGGCGAACATCGCCGATCCGGCATCGGAAAGTGTTCTGTTGCCCGCCGCCGAAAAAGAGGTCTTTACCTACGCCGACGACGAAGCAACGGCCGCCCTGTTGCGCTATGCCGCACGACTGGCGGAAGAAGGCCAAACCGCCCACGCCGAAAAGCTGGCGCAAACGCTGGTGGGACGTGCTACCGAAAACCAGATCCATACCCGCACGGCGGCGCTCCGTCTCCTGACCGAACTGAAAGGCGCACAAAGCGTTCCCCTGCTGGTCGCGGCCGCGCAGGACACCCATCCGGAATACCGCGCGGCAGCCCTGCAATTTGCCATGCCCTACGCACGGGCCACGTCGGCGCAGTGGATCGCTGCGCTGAAAAAAGCACAACCCGACGCCCAAGCGGCTATCCTGACGATGCTCGAAAAAAACGACGCGACAGATGCCCTACCCATCGCCCTGAAGTCCCTGAAATCGAAAGACGAAGCGGTGCAACGCGCGGCCATCGGTGCCGCCGGACGGTTGGGAAAGCTGGACGCGTTGCCGGACCTACTCAAAGTCATGAAGAAAGGCACGCCGACACAAATCCAGGCGGTGGCCGATGCGCTGCGGCTGATGCCCGGCGAGGGCTTGTCGGACCAGATCGTAGAGGCATTGCCGAAGCTGCCCGCCCCGGCACAGGCGGCCTTGTTGTCCGTGGTGGGCGCCCGCGCCACCCCCGGCAAAATCAACGACGTTTTCGCTTACGTCTCTGCCTCCGACACTACCGTGCGGATGGCCGCCCTCCGGGCCCTGGCACCGATGGCCACCGCCAACGATTTTCCGACACTGGTCGCGCAACTGAACCAGACCACGCCCGCTTCGGAAGTCGCCGCACTGCAACAGGCGGTAGTCGCCTCTGTAGAAGCCATGCCTGATTCATCCACACGTGTGGCGCAAGTGCTACAGGCCATGGAAAACGCCCCCGCCGGAAAGCAAGCCGATTATTTCGCCATTCTGGCCGCACTGGGGGGCGACGAAGCCCTCGATGCGGTGACGACCGGATTCGCGAACGGCGATGACGCCACCAAACGGGCGGCCGTGGCGGCACTGGCCCACTGGTCGGACGTCGGGGCTACGGCAGCCCTGTACGACCTCGGTCGGCAGTCGGAAAACAAGGCGTACCTCGACGAAGCGCTGCGCGGCTACGTCGGCATGATCCAACGGTCGACGGCCCCCGATGCCCAAAAACTTCTGATGCTGCGCAACGCGATGGCCCTGGCGCAGACGCCGGAACAGAAACAGCTGATTCTGAACGAAACGGCACGGAATCGTACGTTCCCCGCCCTGCCGTTCGCGGGCCAGTACCTGGACGACCCCGCCGTACGCCAGGCCGCGGCACAGGCCGTGGTGCGCATTGCCCTGGCGAATCCTGATTTTCAGGGCGATCTGGTGCGGCAATTGTTGCAGAAAACGATGCAGGTGATGCAGGGTGGCGACAGCGACTACGAGAAAGAGGCCATCCGGAAACACCTTGCCGAAATGCCGGCAGGCGAAGGGTTCGTGGCGCTGTTCAACGGCAAAGACCTGACGGGCTGGAAAGGACTGGTAGAAAATCCCATCGCCCGGGCCAACATGAAACCCGCCGAACTGGCAGAAAAACAGGCCGCGGCCGATCAGGAAATGCGCGACGGCTGGCAGGTGCTCGACAACGGCGAACTTCTGTTCACCGGACATGGCAACAACCTGGCGACCATCAAACAGTACGGCGACTTTGAAATGTTGGTCGACTGGAAGATTTACGACGACGGCAAAGGCGACGGCGACGCGGGCATCTACCTCCGCGGGGCACCGCAGGTACAGATCTGGGATACGTCCCGCACCAACGTGGGCGCACAAGTCGGCTCCGGCGGTTTGTACAACAACCAGGTTCACCCGAGCAAGCCCCTGAAAGTCGCGGACAACCCGCTCGGCGAGTGGAACCACTTCCGCATCCTGATGCAGGGCGACCGGGTGACGGTCTACCTCAACGGCGAGTTGGTGACCGACAACGTGATTCTGGAAAACTACTGGGACCGGAACCAGCCCATCTTTCCTACCGAACAGATCGAGCTGCAGGCGCACGGTTCCCGCATCGGCTACCGCAACATTTACCTCCGCGAATTGCCGCGTCAGGAGCCGTTCGAACTGAGCGCGCAGGAGAAAAAAGAAGGCTATAAGGTCCTGTTCGACGGCACCAACATGTACGCGTGGACCGGCAACACGCAGGATTACGTGATCGAAGACGGTGTGATGGTGGTGAAACCCAGCGAAGGCAGCGGCGGCAACCTTTACACGAAAGAAGAATACAGCGATTTTGTATTCCGGTTCGAGTTCAAGCTGACGCCGGGCGCCAACAACGGCCTGGGCATCCGCACCCCGCTGGAAGGCGACGCGGCCTACGTCGGGATGGAACTGCAGATTCTGGACAATACCGCCGACATCTACAAAAACCTGCACGAGTACCAGTACCACGGTTCCGTCTACGGCGTCATCCCCGCCAAGCGCGGCTACTTAAAACCCGTCGGTGAATGGAACGAAGAGGAGGTCACGGTGAAAGGGACGAAAATCAAGATCGTGCTGAACGGCACCACGATTCTGGACGGCGACATCGCCAACGCCCGGAAAAACGGCACGCTGGACCATAAAGACCATCCGGGGTTGAAAAACGACAAAGGCCACATCGGCTTCCTGGGCCACGGCTCCGTGGTCTACTTCCGGAACATCCGCATTAAGGATCTGAGTAAGAAGAAGTAA
- a CDS encoding thiol-disulfide oxidoreductase DCC family protein, translating into MNPPQGIVFFDGVCNFCNSAVLFVFDTNTARNLRYASLQSEFAQTFIPPHLYRADDFDTMLYYEGGKFYDRSSAVLKIAEHLKFPYRWAAVFRVIPKAWRDPIYRLIAKNRHALTRKNTCRLMTSEEKQYFLKSRHDALGG; encoded by the coding sequence ATGAACCCTCCCCAAGGCATTGTGTTTTTCGATGGCGTCTGCAACTTTTGCAACAGTGCGGTGCTGTTTGTCTTTGATACCAACACGGCCCGAAACCTGCGGTACGCCTCCCTGCAATCCGAGTTTGCGCAGACGTTTATCCCGCCGCACCTCTACCGGGCGGATGATTTTGATACCATGCTGTACTACGAAGGCGGGAAGTTTTACGACCGCTCCTCGGCCGTGTTGAAGATCGCGGAGCATCTCAAATTTCCCTACCGTTGGGCCGCCGTCTTCCGCGTGATTCCCAAAGCCTGGCGCGACCCGATCTACCGACTGATCGCGAAAAACCGCCACGCGCTAACGAGGAAAAATACGTGCCGGTTGATGACGTCGGAAGAGAAGCAATACTTTCTCAAAAGTCGCCACGATGCGCTTGGTGGTTAA